From a single Silene latifolia isolate original U9 population chromosome 6, ASM4854445v1, whole genome shotgun sequence genomic region:
- the LOC141587689 gene encoding heat shock cognate 70 kDa protein 1-like — protein MEGDFSVQMAWGGWSIVYVLAEAFLGSVVKNAIVTVPAYFNDSQRRVTKGAGIIAGLNVIHIINKPTAAAMAYRLDTKINQNNDDKKKVLVFDLGGGTVDVSLVAIEKGEIKVKAVSGDTHLGGVDFDNKMVTEFVREFKTKHKHDISKNPKALRRLTNALENDRR, from the exons ATGGAGGGTGATTTTTCGGTCCAAATGGCATGGGGAgggtggtcaattgtttacgttttgg ctgAGGCTTTCCTTGGCAGCGTAGTGAAGAACGCTATTGTCACTGTGCCAGCATACTTCAATGATTCACAGCGTCGAGTAACGAAAGGTGCTGGAATAATTGCAGGCCTCAATGTGATCCATATCATTAATAAGCCGACAGCTGCTGCCATGGCTTATAGGTTGGACACGAAGATtaatcaaaacaatgatgataaAAAGAAAGTGTTGGTGTTTGACCTTGGAGGGGGTACAGTTGATGTGTCTTTGGTGGCAATAGAGAAGGGTGAGATAAAAGTTAAAGCTGTAAGCGGAGACACCCACCTTGGTGGCGTAGACTTTGACAACAAAATGGTGACGGAGTTTGTTAGGGAGTTTAAGACGAAGCACAAACATGATATTAGCAAGAATCCGAAAGCCCTTAGAAGACTGACAAATGCTTTGGAGAATGATAGAAGATGA
- the LOC141587688 gene encoding F-box/kelch-repeat protein At3g23880-like yields the protein MQKLKSRKKTKSSSNSTLISEFRYIPTELCTQILANLPAKTVLRFRCVCKSWCDIIENPDFVTQHRNLCKINSVSSKLLLALEGSGRNGKKGCLLTVRHADALRKTHHIFKSSQRYYLLGSCNELLLTFDHIDTPYRQNLMLWNPCIRKSLRIPFSPLSSFGSVVYTFGFARCSNDYKVVAMTFRHCQSTGVMNPCVAVYTLSDQQWSLRNDGLNMSYSYFWRLFWRYYHSKPGFYFQGAAHWICNDPNGDGNPADCSTHLVSLDFDSEKFTYLELPFASDDRGAVRFPFLLRESLAVFSISSVKSSIWSLEGESGNGEWTQRYSGLASSDNFILFSSSPRLPLFYCESDDSSCFVYGKKSYKIGSCQVHELGKSMSRYVDMQMYMEGLVLCNGYGAKDLQSLAEEQENATTISSE from the coding sequence ATGCAGAAACTGAAGAGCAGAAAGAAGACGAAATCTTCATCAAATTCGACCCTTATTTCCGAATTCAGGTACATACCAACTGAACTTTGTACCCAAATTCTCGCAAATTTACCAGCCAAAACAGTGTTAAGATTTAGGTGCGTATGTAAATCTTGGTGCGACATTATTGAAAATCCTGATTTCGTTACCCAGCATCGTAATCTTTGCAAAATCAATTCCGTGAGTAGTAAACTATTACTAGCCCTCGAGGGGTCGGGTCGGAATGGGAAGAAAGGATGCTTATTAACAGTTCGTCACGCTGACgctcttcgaaaaacccatcaCATTTTTAAGAGTTCGCAAAGGTATTATCTACTTGGGAGCTGTAATGAGTTGCTGTTAACTTTCGACCATATTGATACTCCTTATCGACAAAATTTGATGCTATGGAACCCTTGTATTAGAAAGTCGTTGCGAATTCCCTTTTCTCCATTGTCCTCCTTTGGGTCGGTCGTGTATACATTTGGGTTTGCGCGTTGCAGTAATGATTATAAAGTCGTAGCTATGACTTTTCGACATTGTCAGAGTACAGGTGTTATGAATCCATGTGTTGCAGTTTATACACTCAGTGATCAACAATGGTCTCTCAGAAACGATGGCCTCAATATGTCTTATTCTTACTTTTGGCGTTTGTTTTGGCGATATTATCATTCCAAACCGGGTTTTTACTTTCAAGGAGCAGCACATTGGATTTGTAATGACCCAAACGGAGATGGTAACCCTGCTGATTGCTCAACACATTTAGTTTCTCTTGACTTTGATTCTGAAAAATTTACCTACTTGGAACTGCCTTTTGCTTCAGACGATAGGGGAGCCGTAAGATTTCCGTTTCTTCTTAGGGAGTCTCTAGCGGTCTTCAGTATTTCTTCTGTGAAATCCAGCATATGGTCGCTGGAAGGGGAGAGCGGGAACGGGGAGTGGACCCAACGTTATTCAGGACTTGCAAGTTCTGACAATTTTATATTGTTCAGTTCTAGCCCGCGCTTGCCGCTATTCTACTGTGAGAGTGATGATAGTAGCTGTTTTGTTTACGGGAAGAAGTCATATAAGATTGGTAGCTGTCAAGTGCACGAGCTTGGAAAATCAATGTCTCGTTATGTGGATATGCAAATGTATATGGAGGGCTTGGTGTTGTGCAATGGATACGGAGCTAAAGATCTACAGTCACTTGCTGAAGAACAAGAGAATGCTACTACTATCTCATCTGAATGA